The Gammaproteobacteria bacterium genome has a window encoding:
- a CDS encoding tetratricopeptide repeat protein, whose amino-acid sequence MKKQTLNLNTAKRKAEALLQQNHLPEAKLAFEEICQVFPGNAEIWLNYGAVNGMLGDLVAAENAFRQAITINPSLTQAQFNLGQLLIRQGRLHEAEPCWRTYTRLKPEDGEGPYQLANILKRIGKPDESLSFYRSALQLQPKNADLIVNYGEALRLCGQPDAAATQYQAALALAPNSAQIYLFLNELHIDRYELVQAETALNKALTLDPSLHSTVLQGKASLRSAKGDFLGALQYLDEAVQRFPDDVTAHWGRSLQLLLLGRYAEGWQEHEWRTRFWRWQLQMGKCDFNMPRWNGEPLQGRTILVYAEQGFGDTIQFVRYVPLLAEKGAKVIFYCQAELIKLLQNIPGITKIAVKNYEQARSESCDFHIPLMSLPHFFGTTIDTIPSPGAYLKTDPALSAQWRQKINPEYFNVGLVWAGSGFHVSNQRRTAGLKDFSCLSTAPNTRFYSLQKGSATTQIKSSEVKLDLVDLSTELNDFADTAAVIDNLDLIITVDTAAAHLAGALGKCTWTLLYFPPEWRWLLDREDSPWYRSMRLFRRAADGDWSNVTQRICAELAKLSADKK is encoded by the coding sequence ATGAAGAAGCAAACGCTCAATCTCAACACTGCCAAGCGCAAAGCTGAAGCTTTGCTCCAGCAAAATCACCTGCCTGAAGCCAAGCTTGCATTTGAGGAGATCTGCCAAGTCTTTCCCGGCAATGCGGAAATCTGGCTGAATTATGGCGCCGTAAATGGCATGCTCGGCGATCTGGTTGCCGCCGAAAATGCTTTTCGCCAAGCAATCACCATCAATCCCAGTCTAACCCAGGCACAATTCAATCTTGGCCAATTACTGATTCGCCAGGGACGACTTCATGAAGCCGAACCCTGCTGGCGCACTTATACGCGACTCAAACCTGAAGATGGCGAAGGCCCCTATCAACTGGCTAACATTCTCAAGCGCATAGGCAAACCGGATGAATCACTTTCTTTTTACCGCAGTGCATTGCAACTGCAGCCCAAGAACGCCGATTTGATAGTTAACTACGGAGAAGCTTTGCGTTTATGCGGCCAGCCCGATGCGGCGGCCACTCAATACCAAGCCGCGCTGGCATTGGCGCCAAATTCGGCACAAATCTACCTCTTCCTCAACGAACTACACATTGATCGCTACGAACTTGTTCAAGCCGAGACCGCCTTGAACAAGGCATTAACACTTGACCCCAGCCTCCATTCAACTGTGCTTCAGGGTAAAGCGTCATTACGTTCCGCCAAGGGAGACTTTCTTGGTGCCCTGCAATATCTCGATGAAGCCGTACAACGATTCCCTGACGATGTTACTGCACATTGGGGACGTAGCTTACAATTGCTCTTGCTTGGACGTTATGCCGAAGGCTGGCAAGAACACGAATGGCGCACCCGCTTTTGGCGCTGGCAATTGCAAATGGGGAAATGTGATTTCAACATGCCGCGCTGGAATGGCGAGCCACTGCAGGGTCGCACCATTCTCGTTTATGCTGAACAGGGTTTTGGCGACACTATCCAGTTTGTTCGTTACGTCCCGTTACTGGCCGAGAAAGGCGCCAAGGTGATTTTCTATTGCCAGGCAGAACTGATAAAACTGCTACAGAACATCCCCGGCATCACGAAAATAGCCGTCAAAAATTACGAGCAGGCGCGCAGTGAGTCATGTGATTTTCATATTCCACTGATGAGTCTGCCCCACTTTTTTGGCACCACCATCGACACCATTCCGTCACCCGGAGCTTACTTAAAGACCGACCCTGCACTCAGCGCTCAATGGCGCCAAAAAATCAATCCTGAATATTTCAATGTTGGGCTGGTATGGGCCGGCAGTGGATTTCACGTCTCCAATCAGCGGCGCACCGCCGGGCTCAAGGATTTTTCCTGCTTGAGCACAGCACCTAACACCCGGTTTTATAGCCTGCAAAAAGGCTCCGCTACGACCCAAATCAAGTCCTCAGAAGTTAAACTCGATCTTGTTGACCTTTCAACAGAATTGAATGACTTTGCCGACACCGCCGCCGTCATCGACAATCTTGATCTGATCATCACCGTGGATACTGCCGCCGCGCATTTAGCAGGCGCACTCGGGAAATGTACCTGGACCTTGCTTTATTTCCCACCTGAATGGCGCTGGCTGCTTGATCGCGAGGATAGCCCCTGGTATCGCTCGATGCGTCTGTTCCGCCGCGCAGCAGACGGGGACTGGAGCAACGTAACCCAACGCATTTGCGCTGAGCTTGCCAAACTCAGCGCGGACAAAAAATAA
- a CDS encoding cupin domain-containing protein: MNAMNEIKVEKQPSPEKLKQAGVLEWPIWTKEVSKFPWTYDSAETCYFLEGDVIVTPKDGAPVRVGKGNLVVFPAGMACTWDIKQAVKKHYNFD, encoded by the coding sequence ATGAATGCCATGAACGAGATCAAAGTCGAAAAACAACCATCACCAGAAAAGTTGAAACAGGCGGGCGTGCTCGAATGGCCAATCTGGACCAAAGAGGTTTCAAAATTCCCGTGGACCTACGATTCTGCCGAAACCTGCTATTTTCTTGAAGGTGATGTAATTGTCACGCCTAAAGACGGCGCGCCAGTGCGAGTGGGTAAGGGTAATCTGGTGGTGTTTCCGGCAGGTATGGCTTGTACTTGGGATATCAAACAGGCTGTAAAAAAGCACTACAATTTCGATTAA
- a CDS encoding FkbM family methyltransferase, with protein sequence MVQKIIDTAGYNAVVKGKYGHIVYNKNDIYIGRAVEKYGEFSEAEVELFRQLCQPGDVVVEVGANIGTHTMVLAAMVGNQGRVYAFEPQRIVYYTLCANMALNSIENAYCFQMAAGLEEGTILLPGIRYDQEGNFGGVEVNKFDYGDKVRVVKLDDFLEPPKLKLLKIDVEGMEHDVISGAKALISRYKPALYVENDRLDKSKALIELIQSLDYRLYWHMPPLFNPNNFARDNENLYPGIVSVNMLCFHKSFDIKVDGFQEVLNSDFHPMKR encoded by the coding sequence ATGGTGCAAAAGATTATTGATACTGCCGGTTATAACGCAGTAGTGAAAGGGAAGTACGGCCATATTGTCTACAATAAGAATGATATTTATATCGGTAGAGCAGTTGAAAAATACGGTGAATTTTCCGAGGCCGAGGTCGAGTTGTTCCGGCAGTTATGCCAGCCAGGGGATGTGGTCGTCGAGGTGGGTGCCAATATTGGTACCCATACCATGGTGCTCGCAGCGATGGTCGGCAATCAGGGGCGCGTCTATGCGTTTGAGCCACAACGCATCGTCTATTACACACTGTGTGCCAATATGGCGCTCAATAGCATCGAGAACGCATATTGTTTTCAAATGGCCGCTGGTTTGGAGGAGGGGACCATTCTTTTGCCAGGGATTCGTTATGATCAGGAGGGCAACTTTGGTGGTGTCGAAGTCAATAAATTCGATTATGGCGATAAAGTGCGCGTGGTTAAGCTGGATGATTTCCTTGAGCCACCAAAACTAAAGCTGCTCAAGATTGATGTTGAAGGCATGGAGCATGACGTGATCAGCGGTGCCAAGGCATTAATCTCGCGCTACAAACCAGCGCTATATGTCGAGAATGACCGGCTGGATAAATCAAAGGCTCTAATTGAGTTGATTCAGTCGCTGGATTACCGGCTCTACTGGCATATGCCACCATTATTTAACCCGAATAACTTCGCTCGCGATAACGAGAATCTTTACCCTGGGATAGTGTCCGTGAACATGCTCTGTTTTCACAAAAGCTTTGATATAAAGGTGGATGGATTTCAGGAGGTCCTGAATTCTGATTTTCATCCAATGAAGCGCTGA